CCTTCCCAAGGAACGGAGTCTCCGGACATGCCGGGGCGGTTCAGGCTCAACGGCCTGCGTTGGGGGCGTTTCGACACGGTCTGCGCCTGGCGGCTTGACCGGCTCAACGGGCTGTCTAAGGGGCGCCTCGACCGGCCCAACGGGCTGGGCCGGACGCGTCCGACCAGCGGTCCGAGACTCCCCGCCGGCGGCAGACCTTCGCCGCGGCGGTTACGCGAAGTCGTTCTCGGCCAGGGCGCCGAAACCGGTCCCGGTGAGCCACTCCCCCAGTAGTCGGGCCGCGGCGTCGATCGCGGACGGCCAGTCCATCGCCGCATCATCGGCGTAGTCGCTCACGACCTTCACCAGCCGGATCGGCACCCCGAACTCGCCGCAGACGTGGACCAGAGCCGCGGCCTCCATGTCGACCAGATCGGCGCGCGCCGCGAGGGCGGTGCGCACGACGTCGTCGGTGACGAAGGTGTCACCCGTGGCGAGTACCGATCCGTCGCCGCCGGGCAGGCGCCAGGTGTCGCGGACCGGGTAGCCGAGGGCCGAGAGTTCACGGGCGGAGATGTCGTGCTCGATCACCGTCGACGGCACGTACAGACCGCCGTGGTGCGGGTGCAGGGCTCCGGCCGTACCGATGTTCACCACCCGGCGGTAACGACCGGGCGCGGCGGCGAGACGCGTCGCCAGCGCCGTCGCCGAACGCACCTTGCCCAGACCGGTGATCAGGACCTCGGCGCCACCCGGCACATGCGCGGCCTCCGCCCGGGTGGCCGCGACCACCAGCACGCCGTCGGTCGCTCCGCTCGCCCCGACATCCCCCGCCGCGTCGCTCGCCCCGGCCATCCGGGCGATCAGTCGCGATTGCCGGCGGGCGCCGACGCCTGCGAGCCCGCGTCACCGGTCGCCGGGTCACTCACCGCACTGAGCCGCTGAAGGTAGTCGAACCGGTTGTTCGCGATCCGCATGACGATCTCGTAGGGCAGCGCGAACTTGCGCGCCCACCAGTAGCCGAAACGGGTGTCGAACGAGGTGTAGACCATGAACTTGTTGCGCACCACGCCCTTGCAGATCGACTTGGCCGCGGACTCGGGTGTCACGGCGATCTTGTGGAAGCCCTGGATCTGCTTCTGGATCGCCGGGTTGTCGCGGTCCAGGCCGGCGATCTCGACGGTGTCGACCAGCGGCGTGGCCACCCCGCCCGGGCAGACCAGACTGACACCGATACCGTGCCTGCGCAGATCGAACCGCAGCACCTCGGAGACCCCGCGGATACCGAATTTGGAAGCACTGTACGCCGCGTGCCAGGGCAGGGCCAGCAGCCCGGCCGCCGACGACACGTTGACCAGCTGCCCACCGGTGCCGCGGCGCACCATCGGCGGTACGAAGCACTCGATGATGTGGATCGGGCCCATCAGATTGATGTCGACCATCCGACGCCACTGCCGGTGCTGCAACGTCTCGACGGTGCCCCACGCCGACACCCCGGCGACGTTCATCACCACATCCATGACGCCGACCTCGGCCGCCACGTCACGCGCGAAGGCGGCGACCCAGTCGTAGTCGGACACGTCACCCGCGCGGTGGTACAGCACCGTGCCGCCGTCGTCCTTGATCGCGGCGACCACTTGGTCCAGCGCGCCGGTCTGCACATCGGTGAGCACCAGCGCACCGCCCTGCCGGGCCACCTCGAACGCCGTCGCCCGGCCGATACCGCTGGCGGCCCCGGTGATCAGTACGGTGCGGCCTCGGAAACTCGGCACCGGGGTCGGCATGTACACGAGGTCGCGGAGGGTCTTCAGAGACGGCAGTGGCAAGCCCATGCCTCGACTGTAGTGGCCCCGGTCACCGTGCGGCCACCGACCACCCGCGAGCTATCGGGTCAGATCGGCAACTTCCCGCCGAAAACGGCGTACACGACGGCGAGCATCGCCTTGAGGACCTGCGACGAGACGTCCGAGCCCTGCGCGGCCAGGATCGATTCCGCTTCGGCGAGGCTCGACGCCTTCGAGAGCTGCTCGATCAGCGGACCGACCGCCGAGAGGGCGGCGAGATCGGACATGTCGCTCGCACCGGTGTCGGCGCCCGTGCCCTCGCCGGGGGCGAGCGGAACCGGGTTCGGCGCCGGGGCGGTCGACAGGTAACTCGTGATGCCGTTGGTCACCGCCATCGCATAGCGGGTGTCGCCCGCCGCCGACGACAGCTCGCGGGCCTCGGCCGGGTTCGAGAGATTGCCCATCTCGAGGAAGACGAGCGGCACCTTGGTCAGGTTGGCGCCGGCGATGTCGCTGCGCGTCTGGATGCCGTCGGCGATACCGCCGTAGTTCGCCGGGGTGAAGTTCGCGCGCTTGAGGGCATCGCGCATCGCCTCGGTCGCCTGGCGTCCCCGGCCACCCTGCACCGATGTCACCGTCGCGTCCGGCACCGGCAGGGCCGGCACGATCAGATGGAAACCGGACTTCCCGGCGTCGGCCCCGGCACTGGTCGAATCCGCGTGCAGGCTGACGGCGAGATCGGCGCCGGACGCGCTCGCCGCCGCGGCGCGCTCATCGACGCAGCCACCCCAGCCGGTGTCGTTGTTGCGGCTCAGGATCACCTTGGCGCCCTCGCGTTCCAGCCCGGCCTTGACCAGCTGCGCGACGTTCCAGTTGATGGTGTGTTCGGTCATGCCGGTCACCGCGGTCGCGCCGGTGGTCTGGCAGTCCTTGGTCCCACCGCGACCGTCCGGCACCTGCTTGGTCAGCGAATGCCCGTCGGTCCCGCCCTGGTGCCCGGGATCGAGAAACACCGTGCGGCCCGTCAGCGAACCGGCGGCGGGCGTCGGTGCGGCGGGGTCGGCCGCGGCCGGGGCGACGACGGCACCGGTCGCGAGCACGCCGGTCGCCGCGACGCACATCAGCGTGCGGGCACGACGACGGACAGAGAGTACAGACATGAGAACATCCTCCAGATCACCAGCGGTCACACTGGTCACTTCTGTAACAAGTGAATCAGCGCACCGCGATACCTGGCAACTCGATCCCGGCCACCAGCGGGAAATCGTTAGTCGGCTGTGACCACGTGCCGGGTCAGATGCAGGATCCCGTGCTCGTCCCCGGGGTCGGCGGGCGTCAGCACATCGTCGAGCGCGATCCGCGCGGCCTCGGTGTCGAGTCCGGCACCGATCACCACCAATGACGTCCGCGGCTCGCCCGCCGGCCACTGTCGCACGCCGACCCGAACGAAGCCGCCGACCGCATGTACTTCATAGGCGTGGCCGCGGTGGCCGGGAAGGTCGACGAACGCCAGGCCTTTGCAGCGATAGGCGCCGGCGGGCGGGCGTTCCAAGAAGTGGGCGAGCCGGCGCGGGTCGACCGGCCGCGGGTCGTCGAGCGCGACCGATTCGAACGCGTCGTGCAGGTGCTCGTGGTGTCCGTGATGGTCGTCGTGCTCGATCAACAGGTCGCCGATGGTGAGCTGCCGCGGCCCGTCGTCGGCCGACACCCCCGACGATTCGACGAGCAGTCCGGGATCGATGGCGCCGCCGACCACCGGCAGCATCGGCGCCGTCGGATTGAGCGCGGCGAGTCGTGCACCGGTCGCCTCCAGTTCTCCCGCGGAGACCAGGTCGGCCTTGTTGCCCACCACCAGATCCGCGATCGCGATGTGCTCGGCCACCGCCGGATGGGCGTCGAGCGTGGCGGCCAGCTGCGGCAGGTCGACGACGTAGATCAGCCCGCCGTAGGCGACCCGCTCGTCCCGCGCGGCCAGCACCATCCGGACCAGCGCTCGCGGCTCCGCGATGCCGCTCGCCTCGATCACGATCGCGTCGACCCCGGACGCCGCCAGCTCGGCGAGCGCCTCCCCCAGCCCGTCGGCGTCGGTGGTGCAGCAGATGCAGCCGTTGGTGAGGTTCAGCGTCCCCGCCGACCGGCCCGACACCAGGAGCGCGTCGATGTTGACCGCACCGAAATCGTTCACCAGCACGCCGAAGCGCCGCCCGTCGGCGTGCCGCAGGAGATGGTTCAGCAGCGTCGTCTTCCCCGCCCCGAGGAAACCCGCGAGAATCACCACCGGAACCGGCCGGACGGCGGCCCCGCTCACGCCGAGACCGGGCGGCAACTCGCGCACAGCACGGCGAGATCCCGGCCGAGACGATCGGGATGATTCGCGATCCGATTGGTCGGCGATCCACATTCGGCGCATTTCCCGATCACCGCGGCGCGCGGCGAGAAATCGATACTCATTCGCTCGTCGAAGACGTAGAGCGATCCCTGCCAGAGACCGTCGTCGCGATACCGCTCGCCGTAGCGGACGATCCCGCCGTCGAGCTGATACACCTCCCCGAAACCACGATTGCGCAGCAACGCGGTGAGGACTTCACAGCGGACGCCCCCGGTGCAGTACGTCACCAGCGGCCGGTCCTTCAGATGATCCAAGGCGCCGCTATCGATCAGCGGCACGAAATCGCGGGTGGTGGTCACCGGCGGAACCACCGCCCCGGCGAATCGGCCGATCTCCGCTTCTATCGCATTTCGGCCGTCCAGGAATACGACCTCGTCACCGCGTTCCTCGATCAGCCGGTGCACTTGTTCGGGCGACAGCCGCGGACCGCCACCGATCACGCCATCGGCGTCGACCCGCACCTCGTCCGGCACGCCGAAAGTGACGATCTCCGAGCGGACCTTGACGCTGAGCCGCGGGAAATCCGCACCCGTTCCCGGCGACCATTTGATGTCCGCATCGGCGAACGGACCGTAACCTCGTGTCGCTCGCACATAGCGTTTGACGTCGGGCAGATCGCCACCCACTGTCGCGTTGATCCCATGAGGTGACACGATGATCCTGCCGCGCAATCCCAGCGACTCGGCAACCGCGAGCTGCCACAGGCGGATCGCCTCGGGGTCCGGGAGTGGCGTGAACACGTAGAAGAGCACGATCTTGGGAGTAGCCACGGTGCCAGGGTACGGATTCGCCCGGAAAGTCGTCGCCGCCGCCCTCGGCGGAGCGGTCCTGTTCACGGTGACCGGATGCGGTCTCCTCGGTGACGACGGCGGCAAACCGGCGGCCATCGTGATCCCGTCGAAAGACGCGCTGACCACCGAGTCATCGCCACCGACCCTTTCCGAATCGACCTCGGTGAGCCGCCCGCAGCGGTCGTACACCATCGCGCCGGGTGACAGCTATCGGGCGGTGATCGACGACGCCCCGCACGTCGGCGTCGGCGACTTCCATCTCGGCGCCACCACGCCGACCGGCGACCGCACCGACAATCTGTCGGGCGTGCACTTCTCCACCCCGGACCGTTCCGTGGTCTGCTCGACGGGCAACAACGGCGCCGACGCGCTGGTGTGCTCATCCAGCGAAGTGCGCGGCACCGCGACGCCGCCGGCGGGCACTCCCGCCGGATGCGACTGGAGCCGCGATCTGGTGGTGCTCAATTCCGACAGTCTCTCGGCCGGCGCCTGCGCCAATCTCTATCCGGTTCTGTATCGTTCGCACATCCTGGAGTTCGGTACCGCGCTCTCCGCCGACAGTTTCAGTTGTCTCAGCGACGTCGACGGGCTGTACTGCCTGGAATCGGCGTCGGACCGGGGATTCGCCCTCACCCGAAGCGGCTATCGGGAAATCCAGGGAAACGATCGTGCACCCGTCGCGCTCCGCGGTGCCGCATCATCCACGGATACGACTTCACCCAGTCCGACACGCTGAAATCGGCTGTTATCGGACGCCTTGTTCCATCGCAATACGATTGTTTTGTACACTCGCCGGTGAGGGGATATAAAAGCGAGCGTCATCGCACCGACAGACAGAGGGAACGCATGGCCAAGAAGACCAAGATTCAGATCGTCGACGACATCGACGGCGCCGAACTCGACGACTACGAAACCGTGCGGTGGAGCCTCGACGGCAAGAGCTACGAATTCGACACCTCGCCGGAACACGCCGCCGAATTCCGCGACGCGGTGGCGACCTATGTCGCCGCGTCTCGGGTGATCGGTGGCCGCAGCACCCGCCGCGCATCGGCTGCCAAGTCGGCCGATACCCGCGCGATTCGTGCCTGGGCCAGCGAGAACGGCCACTCGGTGAGCGACCGCGGCCGTATCCCGGCCGACATCATCGCCGCCTACGAGGCCGCGCACTGAAAGCACGCTTCCGCTGACTCGGGCCCCGCGACGATCCGTCGCGGGGCCCGAGTCGTCCGGCGACCGATACGGGCGGACCGCGACGACCGCCAGGGGCGGGCGGCACGAAATGAGCACTTTCGGCCGCGATGATTTTTATTGCGAGCGGCGGCGCCGCGGCCGATAGGGTTACTCCTCATGTCCCTGCAGATACTCCGCCGGCGGGTACTGGCACTGATCCTCGTCGCATTCAGCGTCCTCGCCCTCGCCGCATGCGGCTCGGGTGACGGCAAGAACAAGGACGGCCTGTGCGCCCCGCCCGGCATCAAATCCGCCGCGGCCGCGCCGCAGAACCTGAACACCTCCGAGCAGGCCGTCGACCAGTACACCACCGCGGGCACCCTGCCGCTGGACCAGATCGACGTCGCCAAGCTGAACCTGATCGATCCGGGCACGCTCACCGTCGGCACCCTCTCCGACGCGCCGCCGAGCATCTGCCTCAACTCCGCCGGTACCTACACCGGCTTCGACAACGAGCTCCTCAAGGCCGTCGCCGCCAAGCTCGGCCTGAAGGTGAAGTTCGTCGGCACCGAATTCGCCGGGCTGCTGTCCCAGGTGGCCAATCACCGCTTCGACGTGGGATCGTCGTCGATCACCACCACCGAGGACCGCCGCAAGACCGTCGGCTTCACCAACGGCTACGACTTCGGGTACTTCTCGCTGGTCGCCTCGCAGACCGGCGCGATCCGCGGCTTCTCCGACCTGACCGGCGGGCAGCGGATCGGCGTGGTCCAGGGCACCGTGCAGGACGACTACGTCACCAACACGCTGAAGCTGAACCCGGTCAAGTTCCCGGACTACGCGACGGCCTACGCCAACCTCAAGAGCGGTCAGATCGACGCCTGGGTGGCCCCCAGCCAGCAGGCCGAGGGCGCCATTCAGTCCGGCGACGGCATGGCCATCCTCGAGGACACCTTCAGCGTCAACAACTTCGTCGGCTGGGCCACGCCGCGCGGTGACCAGCCGCTGATCGACGCGCTCAACAGCGGCCTGGACGCGGTGATCGCCGACGGCACCTGGGCCAAGCTGTACACCAACTGGGTGCCGCGCGAACTGCCCGCCGGCTGGAAGCCCGGCTCCAAGGCCGCGCCGATGCCGCAGCTGCCCGACTTCCGGCAGATCGCCGCCGACAACGCCACCAACCCGCAGTCGGAGGCCGTCGCCAAGAAGGGCACGCTGGCCCAGCTGGGAGACACGTTCTTCAACTGGGAGCTGTACCGCAAGGCCTTCCCCGATCTGTTCAAGACGGGTCTGCCGAACACGATCATCCTGGCCCTGGTGTCGGGCGTCGTCGGCACCCTGGCGGGCATGCTGCTGGCGGTGGCCGGTATCTCCCGGACACGCTGGCTGCGCTGGCCGGCCCGCGTCTACACCGACGTGTTCCGCGGGCTGCCCGCCGTCGTCGTCATCCTGCTCATCGGCCTGGGCATCGGGCCGCTGGTCAAGAACGTGACCGGCGGCAACCCGTACTGGCTCGGCGCACTCGCCCTGGCATTACTGGCGGCGGCCTACATCGGCGAGATCTTCCGGTCCGGAATCCAGAGCGTGGAGACCGGCCAGATGGAAGCGGCCCGCGCCCTCGGCTTCTCGTATTCGCGCTCGATGGCCCTGGTGGTGATCCCGCAGGGCGTGCGGCGCGTGCTGCCCGCCCTGATGAACCAGTTCATCGTGCTGATCAAGGATTCGTCCCTGATCTACTTCCTCGGTCTGCTCGCCAGCCAGCGGGAGTTGTTCGCCGTCGGCCGCGACCTCAACGCGAACACCGGCAATCTCTCCCCGCTGATGGCGGCCGGTCTGATCTACCTGCTGCTGACCATCCCGCTGACCCATCTGGTCAATTACATCGACAAGCGTCTGCGGACCGGAAAGGCCTGAGATGAGCTCCCCCACTCCGGCGAACGCCCCGGAACCCGAAACCACCGAGGTGATCCCGCTCGCCGCACCGAGCCCGGTGTCGCTCACCGGCACCGGCCTGCACCTGGCCTTCGGCGACAACCAGGTGCTGCGGGGCGTCGACATCCACGTCGACGCGGGCACGACGACCACCGTCATCGGCCCGTCCGGCTCGGGCAAGTCGACGCTGCTGCGCGTGCTCAACCGTCTGCACGAACCGCAGGCCGGCGACATCCTGATCGACGGCCGGTCCGT
The nucleotide sequence above comes from Gordonia sp. PP30. Encoded proteins:
- a CDS encoding nucleosidase, whose product is MAGASDAAGDVGASGATDGVLVVAATRAEAAHVPGGAEVLITGLGKVRSATALATRLAAAPGRYRRVVNIGTAGALHPHHGGLYVPSTVIEHDISARELSALGYPVRDTWRLPGGDGSVLATGDTFVTDDVVRTALAARADLVDMEAAALVHVCGEFGVPIRLVKVVSDYADDAAMDWPSAIDAAARLLGEWLTGTGFGALAENDFA
- a CDS encoding SDR family oxidoreductase, which gives rise to MGLPLPSLKTLRDLVYMPTPVPSFRGRTVLITGAASGIGRATAFEVARQGGALVLTDVQTGALDQVVAAIKDDGGTVLYHRAGDVSDYDWVAAFARDVAAEVGVMDVVMNVAGVSAWGTVETLQHRQWRRMVDINLMGPIHIIECFVPPMVRRGTGGQLVNVSSAAGLLALPWHAAYSASKFGIRGVSEVLRFDLRRHGIGVSLVCPGGVATPLVDTVEIAGLDRDNPAIQKQIQGFHKIAVTPESAAKSICKGVVRNKFMVYTSFDTRFGYWWARKFALPYEIVMRIANNRFDYLQRLSAVSDPATGDAGSQASAPAGNRD
- a CDS encoding N-acetylmuramoyl-L-alanine amidase — encoded protein: MSVLSVRRRARTLMCVAATGVLATGAVVAPAAADPAAPTPAAGSLTGRTVFLDPGHQGGTDGHSLTKQVPDGRGGTKDCQTTGATAVTGMTEHTINWNVAQLVKAGLEREGAKVILSRNNDTGWGGCVDERAAAASASGADLAVSLHADSTSAGADAGKSGFHLIVPALPVPDATVTSVQGGRGRQATEAMRDALKRANFTPANYGGIADGIQTRSDIAGANLTKVPLVFLEMGNLSNPAEARELSSAAGDTRYAMAVTNGITSYLSTAPAPNPVPLAPGEGTGADTGASDMSDLAALSAVGPLIEQLSKASSLAEAESILAAQGSDVSSQVLKAMLAVVYAVFGGKLPI
- a CDS encoding GTP-binding protein — its product is MSGAAVRPVPVVILAGFLGAGKTTLLNHLLRHADGRRFGVLVNDFGAVNIDALLVSGRSAGTLNLTNGCICCTTDADGLGEALAELAASGVDAIVIEASGIAEPRALVRMVLAARDERVAYGGLIYVVDLPQLAATLDAHPAVAEHIAIADLVVGNKADLVSAGELEATGARLAALNPTAPMLPVVGGAIDPGLLVESSGVSADDGPRQLTIGDLLIEHDDHHGHHEHLHDAFESVALDDPRPVDPRRLAHFLERPPAGAYRCKGLAFVDLPGHRGHAYEVHAVGGFVRVGVRQWPAGEPRTSLVVIGAGLDTEAARIALDDVLTPADPGDEHGILHLTRHVVTAD
- a CDS encoding rhodanese-related sulfurtransferase gives rise to the protein MATPKIVLFYVFTPLPDPEAIRLWQLAVAESLGLRGRIIVSPHGINATVGGDLPDVKRYVRATRGYGPFADADIKWSPGTGADFPRLSVKVRSEIVTFGVPDEVRVDADGVIGGGPRLSPEQVHRLIEERGDEVVFLDGRNAIEAEIGRFAGAVVPPVTTTRDFVPLIDSGALDHLKDRPLVTYCTGGVRCEVLTALLRNRGFGEVYQLDGGIVRYGERYRDDGLWQGSLYVFDERMSIDFSPRAAVIGKCAECGSPTNRIANHPDRLGRDLAVLCASCRPVSA
- a CDS encoding Lsr2 family protein, which codes for MAKKTKIQIVDDIDGAELDDYETVRWSLDGKSYEFDTSPEHAAEFRDAVATYVAASRVIGGRSTRRASAAKSADTRAIRAWASENGHSVSDRGRIPADIIAAYEAAH
- a CDS encoding ABC transporter substrate-binding protein/permease translates to MSLQILRRRVLALILVAFSVLALAACGSGDGKNKDGLCAPPGIKSAAAAPQNLNTSEQAVDQYTTAGTLPLDQIDVAKLNLIDPGTLTVGTLSDAPPSICLNSAGTYTGFDNELLKAVAAKLGLKVKFVGTEFAGLLSQVANHRFDVGSSSITTTEDRRKTVGFTNGYDFGYFSLVASQTGAIRGFSDLTGGQRIGVVQGTVQDDYVTNTLKLNPVKFPDYATAYANLKSGQIDAWVAPSQQAEGAIQSGDGMAILEDTFSVNNFVGWATPRGDQPLIDALNSGLDAVIADGTWAKLYTNWVPRELPAGWKPGSKAAPMPQLPDFRQIAADNATNPQSEAVAKKGTLAQLGDTFFNWELYRKAFPDLFKTGLPNTIILALVSGVVGTLAGMLLAVAGISRTRWLRWPARVYTDVFRGLPAVVVILLIGLGIGPLVKNVTGGNPYWLGALALALLAAAYIGEIFRSGIQSVETGQMEAARALGFSYSRSMALVVIPQGVRRVLPALMNQFIVLIKDSSLIYFLGLLASQRELFAVGRDLNANTGNLSPLMAAGLIYLLLTIPLTHLVNYIDKRLRTGKA